One stretch of Equus przewalskii isolate Varuska chromosome 9, EquPr2, whole genome shotgun sequence DNA includes these proteins:
- the LOC139073308 gene encoding calcium homeostasis modulator protein 6-like, whose translation MATTSWGRAIARFGTVLATYLKHHSKLGCGLASLLTVSGELIFSTVVFECPCSAAWNLPYSLVFLLLPALVFYLLGCVLSARSLCLLCSCCPTRNADSKCCDGCDDCCRVSRPALVASLTWVAVALLRGAVYECGASGSTFMQGRLCGGRNSSCAAQLPLMPCRQAQDPFVQDLQKVLRAESQVVGWSLIATVMFVFLIFTCVSHCRAGGSFQQLKFWKIYSKKEHQCLRMQVTKCVTKLAEENVRCFFEGSWPTECNIPSKEDWEKISSPDPFNPKDKYLSALHKYVNKTQNRHTMNSPSGDETPLSNVSSPSGDEMTPVRCSDSPNK comes from the exons ATGGCCACGACATCCTGGGGTAGGGCCATAGCGAGGTTTGGGACGGTGCTAGCAACGTACCTCAAGCACCACAGCAAGTTGGGTTGCGGGCTGGCGTCCCTGCTGACAGTGAGCGGGGAGCTCATCTTCTCCACCGTGGTGTTCGAGTGTCCCTGCAGCGCCGCCTGGAACCTGCCCTACAGTCTGGTCTTCCTGCTGCTGCCGGCGCTGGTGTTCTATCTCCTGGGTTGCGTGCTGAGCGCGCGCTCCTTGTGCCTGCTGTGCAGTTGCTGTCCCACCCGGAACGCCGACAGTAAGTGCTGCGACGGATGCGACGACTGCTGCAGGGTCAGCAGGCCCGCCTTGGTCGCGTCCCTCACCTGGGTGGCCGTGGCGCTGCTCCGGGGCGCCGTCTACGAGTGTGGCGCCAGCGGCTCGACCTTCATGCAGGGCAGGTTGTGCGGTGGCCGCAACTCCAGCTGTGCGGCCCAGCTGCCGCTGATGCCCTGCCGACAGGCCCAGGACCCCTTCGTGCAGGACCTCCAGAAGGTGCTCAGGGCCGAATCTCAG GTGGTGGGCTGGAGCCTGATAGCAActgttatgtttgtttttctgatttttacctGTGTCTCCCACTGCCGAGCTGGAGGTAGTTTCCAGCAGctgaaattttggaaaatctaTTCGAAAAAGGAGCACCAGTGCCTTAGGATGCAAGTCACAAAGTGTGTGACCAAATTGGCAGAAGAGAATGTTAGATGTTTCTTTGAGGGCTCATGGCCAACGGAATGCAACATCCCAAGCAaggaagactgggagaaaatttcaTCACCAGATCCTTTCAACCCAAAGGACAAGTACCTCAGCGCATTGCACAAATATGTTAACAAAACACAGAACAGGCATACTATGAACTCTCCTTCAGGAGATGAAACGCCTCTGAGTAATGTCAGCTCTCCTTCAGGAGATGAAATGACTCCTGTTCGTTGCTCTGATTCACCTAATAAGTAG